In a single window of the Elaeis guineensis isolate ETL-2024a chromosome 8, EG11, whole genome shotgun sequence genome:
- the LOC105050191 gene encoding uncharacterized protein: MTSPSTPPPSAAAVATPADTLDHILHHLLPVLLVAALSVKSFVGRWRLFHSKLSILQSSLADAARSPHWPANPLFVDLLPAVLSTLRSLHSLSTRCLDPSLPAGKLLLQSDLDIAASILSLHLHDLDLLLRSGLLHHLPSASAIVLPLPGPSATRADLVLFARDLFARLQIGSIDLKNKALDSLLQLLASDPPKLAPVVATEGDLPYLVRLLDPSAHSLIRDQAAAAVSLLATASDASRRAVFEDGALGPLFRLLDSGSLSVRERAAAAIEAITADPANAWAVSAYGGVPILIAACRSGSRSPAVQALAAGSLKNISSIDDLRTAMAEEGAVLVLIDLLLSGTLDAQKNAALCLWSLASGGGEEIRDSIVREGGLQRLLQLLREVSDSEAEEHALRAIHALSASPAAARALSSSQGFFAHLTDLIRRGSAATQETAAAVVCNLSPGDDIKRSMAGCMAALVKMLESSKPTSAQEVAARALVSLLAVRSNRKELSRDEKSVTRLVQMLDPRNDEVSKKFPVSVVLALASGGGRRRISEAGACHHLQKLADAEVAGAKKALQKIAGSRLKSLLSMAWRESTVLRPQ, translated from the coding sequence ATGACTTCCCCTTCTACGCCTCCGCCGTCCGCCGCCGCCGTCGCTACGCCTGCCGATACCTTGGACCATATCCTGCATCACCTCCTCCCCGTCCTCCTTGTCGCCGCCCTTTCCGTCAAGTCCTTTGTCGGCCGGTGGCGGCTCTTCCACTCCAAACTCTCCATCCTTCAATCCTCCCTCGCCGACGCGGCCCGCTCCCCCCACTGGCCGGCGAATCCCCTCTTTGTCGACCTCCTCCCGGCCGTCCTCTCCACCCTCCGCTCTCTCCACTCCCTCTCCACCCGCTGCCTTGATCCCTCCCTCCCCGCCGGCAAGCTCCTCCTCCAGAGCGACCTCGACATCGCTGCCTCCATCCTCTCCCTCCACCTCCACGACCTCGACCTCCTCCTCCGCTCCGGCCTCCTCCACCATCTTCCTAGCGCCAGCGCCATCGTCCTTCCCCTGCCCGGCCCCTCCGCCACCCGCGCCGACCTCGTCCTCTTCGCCCGCGACCTCTTCGCTCGCCTTCAGATCGGCTCCATCGACCTCAAGAACAAGGCCCTGGACTCCCTCCTCCAGCTCCTTGCCTCCGACCCTCCCAAGCTCGCCCCGGTCGTCGCTACCGAGGGCGACCTTCCCTACCTCGTCCGCCTTCTCGACCCCTCCGCCCACTCCCTCATCCGCGACCAGGCCGCTGCCGCTGTTTCCCTCCTCGCCACCGCCTCCGACGCCTCCCGCCGTGCCGTCTTCGAGGATGGCGCCCTTGGCCCCCTCTTCCGCCTCCTCGACTCCGGTTCCCTCTCCGTCCGCGAGCGCGCCGCTGCCGCGATCGAGGCCATCACCGCCGATCCCGCCAACGCCTGGGCCGTCTCCGCCTACGGCGGCGTCCCGATCCTGATCGCGGCATGCCGATCGGGATCCAGATCCCCCGCCGTCCAGGCCCTTGCCGCCGGTTCCCTTAAGAACATCTCATCTATCGATGACCTCCGGACCGCCATGGCAGAGGAGGGCGCCGTCCTGGTCCTGATCGACCTCCTCCTGTCCGGCACACTCGACGCCCAGAAGAACGCCGCCCTCTGCCTCTGGTCCCTTGCCTCCGGTGGCGGCGAGGAGATCCGGGATTCCATCGTGCGGGAAGGGGGCCTGCAACGGCTTCTACAGCTGCTCCGCGAGGTATCGGATTCGGAAGCGGAGGAGCACGCCCTGAGAGCGATCCACGCTCTCTCCGCCTCCCCCGCTGCCGCCAGAGCCCTCTCTTCGTCGCAGGGATTCTTCGCCCACCTCACCGATCTAATCCGCCGCGGCAGCGCCGCCACCCAGGAGACAGCGGCGGCGGTGGTCTGCAACCTCTCCCCCGGCGACGACATCAAGCGCTCCATGGCCGGATGCATGGCGGCGCTCGTCAAGATGCTGGAATCCTCGAAGCCGACGAGCGCTCAGGAGGTGGCCGCCCGGGCGCTGGTGTCGTTGCTGGCCGTCCGGTCGAACCGGAAGGAACTATCGAGGGACGAGAAGAGCGTGACCAGGCTGGTCCAGATGCTGGACCCGCGGAACGACGAGGTTAGCAAGAAGTTCCCGGTGTCAGTGGTGCTCGCGCTCGCCTCCGGCGGCGGCCGACGGAGGATCTCAGAGGCGGGCGCCTGTCATCACCTCCAGAAGCTCGCCGACGCCGAGGTTGCTGGGGCGAAAAAGGCGTTGCAGAAGATCGCCGGCAGCCGGCTAAAGAGCCTCCTCTCCATGGCATGGAGGGAGTCAACAGTGCTACGTCCACAGTAA